atttaaaaaataaataaaaataaataaaaaattagctgagcgtggaggcacgcacctgtaatcccagctacttgggtgtcagaagcaggagaatcgcttaagcctgggaggtggaggttgcagtgagcccagattgcgccactgcatggtagcctgggtgacagagtaagactctgtctcaaaaaaaaaagaaaaaaaagtccagggatggtggctcatgcctgtaattcaagcactttgggaggccgaggcaggctgatcacttgaggtcaggagttcgagaccagcctggccaatgtgatgaaaccctatctctactaaaaatacaaaaattagctgggcgtggtagtgcactgaggtaggagaatcacttgaacccgggaggcggaggttgcagtgaaccgagattgtgccactgcactcaagcctgggtgacaagagtgaaactcggtctcagaaaacaaaaacaaaaacaaaaacaaaacaggctgggcgccgtggctcacgcctgtaaccccagcactttgggaggctgaggcgggcggaccacgaggtcaggagatcgagaccatcctggctaacacggtaaaaccccgactctactaaaaatacaaaaaaattagccgggtgtggtggcgggcgcctgtagtcccagctactcaggaggctgaggcaggagaatcatgaacctgggagacggagcttgcagtgagccaagatggccccactgcactccagcctgggtgacagagcgagactccatctcaaaaaaaaaaacaaaaaacacaagctGACTGCCATGGTTCCCCAGACACACTGCACTTCCCTCCCTCTGCACACTTGCTTGTGCTGTtcccttctgcctggaacacctCCCAAATTCCGTGAGGGCCAACAAGCTCAAGTCTGCTCCCCAGCATTCTGTTTTCCTTGCCCAGTGCTCACCTTACTTTGCCTGGGTGCATTCTGGCCTCCGATGTGGCACCTAGCATAGGAATTTGTTGtgtgaaagaaaaacaagttcttttttttttttcctgccctggTCTGTGGCCAAACTTTTTTGCACGATGTAATTCATAACCTCCCTCTGAAAGAATTACAATtcctcagtgagctgagatcgcgccactgcactccagcctgggtgacagagcgagactctgtctcaaaaaaaaaaaaaaagtacagggaTTTTCTATACATCCTTCACCCACCCTCCACCAATGATAATGTCTTACCTACCTATAATATGATGACCAGAACCAAAgaattaacattggtacaatgTCATTAACTAAGGACTTTATTTGAATTTTGCCAGTttgagtctgaggctgcagtgaactgatatcaccactgtactccagcctgggcaacatggtgaaatcccatctctactaaaaatacaaaaaaaaaaaaaaaaaaaaaaaattagccaggcatagtggtgtgtgcctttggccccagctactctggaggctgaggcatgagaaccgcatgaacccgggaggcagagattgcagtgagccgagattgtgccactgcactccagcctgggcaacgaaacgagactctctctctctctctctctctctctctcacacacacacacacacacacacacacacacacatacaacaaaaaaaaaaaaaaaaaaaaaaaaggaaaggaaagaaaagaaaagaaaagaaaaaagaaaaaaaaattagccagctgtgactccacacacctgcagtcccaactagttgggaagctgaggtgggaggatcgtttgaacccgggaggcaaaggttgcagtgagccatgatcacgccactgtattctagcctaggcggcaggagtgaaactctgtctcaaaataaatatatatatataacaagaaaaaaagggaaaagaaaaaagaaaagaaaaccaagatgatcaggataaatagctaatgcacgcAGGGCTTAATACCTTAGGTGACatgttgataggtgcagcaaaccaccatggcacacgtttacctatgtaacaaacctgaacgtcctgcccatgtatcctggaactttaaattaaattaaaaacaaacaaacaagaagacAGTGTTGTGCCCACTCAGTAGCTGTAGACCTAGGTGGTGGGGAGGTACTAACATGGATCCCAAAGGGCCCCAGAAGGCAGGTGGGGCCGGGGAGAGAACTGCCTTGTAGGATGCCACATGACTTGAGAACAAAGATAGCACCAAGAGGACAGGGGCCCTCATTCCCATCTGGCTTAGTTAGCCTCCTCTGAAAGCCTGTTTCTCTTCCAAGCCCAATACCTGGCTGCTCCCCCGTTCCCTGGCAACATCAGGTTGGTGGTGTTGAGGCGTCTGGAGGTGCCCCTTTTCCAGAACCTGAGACCAGGGTAGCTGTTTCATACAGCCTTAAATCAGGCCCAGTGAAAAGGTCCCAGGCCGGGGCCCACACGCAGAGGACTGCTGGAGAGGGAGCCAcctccctccatccctgccaGACCTCAGGCTGCCCACAGAACCCCTGGAGTCAGAGTGAAGGCACACAAAGCTTTATTGGCTCCGTTGCAGGCAAGGACATCAGTGTGGGGCTCTTGCCTGCTCCCATCTGTCTTCCCTTGGTGGGTCTTCAGGGGCCTCAGGGTCTGTCTCACCTGCGCTGTGTCCTCCCAGCTCTCCCTCCAACAGGGGCCATCTTCTGCAGCAGACCACACTCATGGAGTTGAAAGGGCCCATGATCCCTGTGGGGAGCCTAAGAAAGTAGGGATTTGGGCACAGCATCTCACCCTGGGCTGCATAGATGGCCCCATAGGAGAGAAAACAGACATGTGTGTGAGCCAGGCTTGCTGGGGGCAGGGGCATCTCCACCCGTGGTTAGATGGCTTCCAAGCAGTCATAGATCTAGTGTCTGCGGTTGGGCAGGCTGTGGCTCTGGTGGCTCGGGTGGCCGTGGTGACTGTGGCCatagaaagtgtgtgtgtggttggCACCAGCTATGGTGTTTTCCCGCTGGGTGAGGAAATTCTTTTGCAGCTTCATCTCTACTTCCTCGAGGGCCCTCAGCTCCTCCTGGTTGATGTCCTTGGACTCCAGGTGACCTGAGTGCTGGTAAGCTGTGGCCCGCTGCAACATGGAGTGAGCCAGGTGCCGCCCCTGGGTGTCAATCTCCTTGGTGCAGGCAGCCACAGCGGCCCACATGGCCTCATCGGTGGATGGGGCTTTTCCAGACTCCTGGTGGATCTCTTGGATCACTGACGGCCCAGATGTCTTCTGCCTGCTGGCGAAGGAATCCCGGTGCAGAGCGGAGCCCACTTCTCCGTGCCTCGTGGTGAAGGTCTCCATGTGAATTGTGGTGCTGGCCTCTCCACTCCCACTCTCAGTCTGGGTAGCATTGCCACTGGTGCTGGCGTTGTTGTTGCGGGCCAGCTTCTCTTCGGAAAGGCGGCTAAAGTGAGATTTAATCCAGCTTTCATTCTTTGCTTTATGGGATTCTGGTGACTTGTCCTTGTCTGGTGGACACTCAGAGGttacctttcttctcctctttttctgaaCCCACAGCATGAGACCTCCACCTCCTAGCAAGAGGGCAGTCCCCAGCACCACCTTGCATGATGGCTGCTGGATGAGCTCCAAGAAGGTCTCCAGGACCCTACACCAGGCAGGCAGAGCTAAGAGCACGCTGGGCGATCTCTGGTGGTATGGTTCATGCTTGAAAGGGCAGGCTCCCCAAGGATGTCTGGCGGGCAGGCCCCCTGCTGCACCCTCCCTAGGTGCCCCCTACCACCTCAACAATGAACCCCATTGTGAGGAAGgcagttgggggtggggtggggagagtggggtGGGGAAAGGCTGCAGCATCCCTCATGTCTAGCCTGGCATGCATTGCCTGAGGCCTGGGTCCTGTCTCCTCCTGACAGCTGTCCCCAAGCTCAGTGAAAGGGCCGCTTCTCTGATTCTGagtccttctgccttctgcttgGAACCCATTCTACAACTTAGGCCTTTGTATCTTCCAGTCTttggtttctctttctcctgaTCTGGTGGTCCCCGGGGGCAAAGGATGCTGGGTCAGGCTGGCCATGGCAGAAGGACCCCCTTGACGGGGCTGGTATCCATTCCTAGCCATCTGAGACCAGAGAACCCTCCATCCAGGGCCCATGTCTGCTGCCAGCCTGGCATAGTCCATCCTCATTTGAGCCCCTCACCCCACTACAGGGCAGAGTTCAGAGGGAAAAGAACCCAGGAAGAAGCTCATTCTGGAATAACTAACATGAGGTCACAATGGGCTGAGGGCGGGGAGGCAAGCAGTGGGCTGAGAAGGCAGAGTGGACAGGACAGGGGACTTCATTGGGTCTAGATTCCGGACGGTGGCTGCTACCTCTTGCCTTAGTGATGCACCTACAAACCTGGAATTTGTCCCCCCATGAATAGGCATGGTTCGGGTTGTGAGCAGCTGAGCTTGCTGGCAAGGCTTTCCATAGGTGCAGACAACGAAAAGCCTAATTAGTCTCCAAGGCCTCTCAGGGTATAGACAGGCCTGGgccactgtattttttttcccctcgaAAGCATCtagcccattaaaaaaaaataagaaatgccaAAATGGGGTTGTAAAAATTGTGATGCtttaagcaaaatattttctttaacagaGTAATGgttttaatatatacaaaatattatatcATTGCAAGAAAGCATGGTGCACTCTACATATGGAAGAAATAGGACGCAAGCATTTTATGAAGAACCTTATCTTCCCAGTCCTGCTGCACTAGTCCTGTGGTTGGCCACTAACCTCATTTGGAAATAACAATTCAAAGTCCATCTTTGAGGGTGTTTATGGGTGTGAGTTCAGGGCCATAGAGCCCTTCTGTAATGACCCCCTCCTCTAGACTACGGtcataacttttatttaaaaagaatactcTTGGccggtgcagtgggtcatgcctgtaatcccagcactttgggaggctgaagcagatgatcacaaggtcaggagatcgagaccatcctggctaacatggtgaaaccccatctctactaaaaatgcaaaaaaaaaaatattagccgggtgtggtggcaggagcctgtaatcccagctactcaggaggctgaggcaggaaaatgatgtgaacctggaaggcagagcttgcagtgagccgagatcacgccactgcactgcagcctgggagacagagcaagactccgtcacaaaaaaagaagaagaagaaaaagaatactcTTTATTCAAATAATCAGTACGAATTAGCGAtgctaaaaagatttttttaaaaagagctacacagggccaggcatggtggctcacgcctgtaatcccagcacttagggaggcagaggcaggcagatcagttgagctcaggaatttgagaccaacctgggcaacatggcaaaatcccatctctactaaaaatacaaaaaattagctgggcatggtggtgtgcacctttggtcccagctacttgggaggttgaggtgggcagattgctttagtgccaggaggcagaggttgcagtgagccgagattgtgccactgcattccagcctgggtgacagactgagactccatcttaaagataaacaaataaataaataagaggcccagcacgatggctcacacctgtaatcccagcactctgggaggctgaggctggcagatcgtgaggtcaggagttcgagaccaggctggccaacctggtgaaaccccatctctactaaaaatacaaaaattaaccaggcgtggtggcaggcacctgtaatcccagctactcaggaagctgaggcaggagaattgcttgaacctgggaggtggaagttgtggtgagccgaattgcgccactgcactccagcctgagcaacagagcgagactctgtctcaaaaaaaaaaaaaaaaaaaaaaaaaaaaaaaaaaaatgagagctaCAGAGTTTCAGGGAGTGCTTTCCAGAAGAATCTCTAACTCTTCACTGATTCATCCAGGGCAGCTTCCCacctcctatttatttattttaatagagacagggtctcactatattggcgaggctggtctccaactcctggtctcaggagatcctcctgccttggcctcccaaagtgctgggcttacaggagtaagccactgagcctggacCCCGTCTCCTCTTTAGAGGACCTTTAATGGCTGCAGGAGGCCCTTACAATGTGACATATTCCCTCCTCGGCCTGAGTGTTGGGCTGCAAAGTCTACCTCAGGGGCCAGGACAGGGCAAGAGAAATACAGATGTCAGAGCGAAAGTTGTTTGCGTCTTCCTTCCTGGGCATTTTGGCTATGCCCCAGAAGCAGGGAAGGGACCCTCTATCTCTGACAGTGTTCTCTGTGACAGTGCCTGGGAAGGATTATACTGACCCTGTGGCTCAGAGCCTGAAGGCTCAGTTCCTATtctaaaatgaggaaactggatttgaaaggttaagtgactagccaggcgaggtggcgggcgcctgtagtcccagctactcgggaggctgaggcaggagaatggcgtaaacccgggaggcggagcttgcagtgagctgagatctggccactgcactccagtccgggcgacagagcgagactccgcctcaaaaaaaaaaaaaaaaaagaaaggttaagtGGTTTCCCCAAGGTCTCTGTTAACTGGCAGAAGTGGCAGGATTCTTGCCCAGGTCCTCTGACTCCAGATGCTGGGCTCTTCCTACCACACCCCGCTGGCTCTCTGGTGTGTGGGTGAGTGATCAGATGGAAGCTGGAGCCAGCATAGCTTGCGAGGGAGACAGACAAGTGAGTATGTGCGGCCCACGGCCTGCCAAATCCCCAGAAGCCTGTGCTCCTGGGCACCCCATGCCCTCTGCAGGAGTGGGTGGGTAGCACGGAAGGGAGGGTCCAGAGAAGAGTCTGGGGGTCTCTGTGGATTCTCTGGGTGGCAGGCAAGCACCAGATGCAAAGtccaccctccccaccctgaACTAGAGCATCCTTGAACCTTGAAGCTGAAGTAAGGTCTTCTACTTAGAGGCTCAAAATGCTTCTCACTTCAGGAGAACCAGGACCTCACCAAACCTCCAGGCCCCACGAGCCAAGCACCAGCAGAAACTTAGAGTTGTGTCCCTGCTCAACGTGGGCCTCCACAGGGCATTCGTTGTCCCCAAGGAAGGGGCACATTCCCTCAGTACTGAGCTATGAATGATCAACGTGTCCACCAGGCCAAGGGTCACAGTCACAAAGCAACTTTGCCGCAATGCCAATCACACTGTCACTTTCATCATTATTACTGTTGGAATCAGTACCTTCCAATGCATATTATTCTACAATTTATAGCATGCTTTCAGTTGCATTCTCTCAGATTTTTTTGTTCAACCATCCCATAATATGAGCATTATCACTCCCATGTGTCCGATAGGGATAGCAATCATCCCACACTAAGTCAGTGCCagagctgtgattttttttttttttttttttagatggagtcttgctctgtcacccaggctggagtgcaat
The window above is part of the Rhinopithecus roxellana isolate Shanxi Qingling chromosome 11, ASM756505v1, whole genome shotgun sequence genome. Proteins encoded here:
- the C11H10orf62 gene encoding uncharacterized protein C10orf62 homolog, with the translated sequence MLWVQKKRRRKVTSECPPDKDKSPESHKAKNESWIKSHFSRLSEEKLARNNNASTSGNATQTESGSGEASTTIHMETFTTRHGEVGSALHRDSFASRQKTSGPSVIQEIHQESGKAPSTDEAMWAAVAACTKEIDTQGRHLAHSMLQRATAYQHSGHLESKDINQEELRALEEVEMKLQKNFLTQRENTIAGANHTHTFYGHSHHGHPSHQSHSLPNRRH